A genomic segment from Xiphophorus maculatus strain JP 163 A chromosome 6, X_maculatus-5.0-male, whole genome shotgun sequence encodes:
- the LOC102221454 gene encoding uncharacterized protein LOC102221454 has translation MARPSLILTGLLLAIVLLPEFLGAVPVGQDKQEEAAAVSDNVKAEAMTNLKKLVRNRRNVPVVAVPQFKRTPDFWGWYKYFMDTHNQEGVEDLDRLYLAYLQNKHRSEEGPTFNHYLKHLSEIYRTCADSDDPECIAEFTSKPKAAVVMPAPFKAAPIRTCDPYLDPYCLYPLSSKTPELAPAKVPAPILAPVLSMKSPNGYYHYGPVLEPFLSHEQQSELLRICQPEDVECLQYHLRAAFGYRPVLGPAPSYSALNCDPKDPYCKPPLVQKAPSGFYHLMYSSCDPSVDPLCVSKAAPAPLAAGEAPTEQHCNPLFDVGCNPLSATRLASLTKPVLEYAPKHALPVAPLTCDPRTNPYCILAAAAALRRSPPQLPEHQVRYQLGVRGKTKEGYDCYVHYDKDCSPVKSGSEAPDEPVCHPYDPNCAKFAPPGGIEAPKPGKDGIILPDPDCDPEYDYNCRLRRAEPAASADEPIADEENGAKEAVVHQYAIPRFEDFLRGVQSKHK, from the exons cagctgcagtatCTGATAATGTGAAAGCAGAGGCCATGACCAACTTGAAAAAGCTGGTTCGCAACAGAAGGAATGTCCCCGTCGTGGCTGTGCCCCAGTTCAAACGTACGCCTGACTTCTGGGGATGGTACAAATACTTTATGGACACCCACAACCAGGAGGGG GTGGAGGATCTGGATCGTCTGTATCTGGcctatttgcaaaacaaacatagGTCCGAGGAGGGGCCCACCTTCAACCACTACCTCAAACACCTCAGTGAAATATACAGAACCTGTGCTGATTCCGAtgacccagaatgcattgctgaGTTTACCAGCAAGCCCAAAGCTGCAGTGGTCATGCCTGCCCCTTTCAAGGCTGCTCCCATCAGGACGTGCGACCCCTACCTTGACCCCTACTGCCTCTACCCCCTTTCATCCAAAACTCCCGAACTGGCTCCAGCTAAGGTACCAGCTCCCATCCTCGCCCCTGTGCTGTCCATGAAGAGCCCCAATGGTTACTACCATTATGGTCCAGTCTTGGAGCCTTTCTTGAGCCATGAGCAGCAGTCTGAGCTGCTCAGGATTTGCCAACCTGAAGATGTAGAATGCCTGCAGTATCACCTGAGAGCAGCGTTTGGGTACCGCCCTGTGCTGGGTCCGGCTCCATCCTATTCTGCCCTCAATTGCGACCCCAAGGACCCTTACTGCAAGCCCCCTTTAGTGCAAAAGGCCCCCAGTGGCTTCTATCACCTGATGTACTCTAGCTGTGACCCATCAGTGGATCCTCTTTGTGTCAGTAAAGCTGCTCCTGCTCCCCTTGCAGCTGGGGAGGCACCCACAGAGCAGCACTGCAACCCTCTCTTTGATGTGGGCTGCAACCCTCTGAGCGCCACAAGGCTTGCAAGCCTCACCAAACCCGTCCTGGAGTACGCCCCCAAACATGCACTTCCTGTGGCTCCTCTGACTTGTGACCCACGAACCAACCCGTACTGCATACTGGCAGCTGCTGCCGCCCTGCGCAGGTCCCCTCCGCAACTCCCCGAGCACCAG GTCCGCTACCAGCTTGGAGTCCGTGGCAAGACCAAGGAAGGCTACGACTGCTATGTGCACTATGACAAGGACTGCAGCCCAGTCAAGTCTGGCTCTGAGGCTCCTGATGAACCCGTCTGCCACCCTTACGATCCTAATTGTGCAAAGTTTGCTCCACCTGGCGGCATCGAGGCCCCAAAGCCTGGAAAGGACGGCATTATTCTTCCGGATCCTGACTGCGACCCCGAGTATGACTACAACTGCAGATTGCGCCGAGCCGAACCCGCCGCCTCTGCCGATGAGCCAATAGCTGATGAAGAAAATGGTGCAAAGGAAGCCGTTGTCCACCAATATGCTATCCCACGCTTTGAGGACTTCCTTCGGGGTGTCCAGAGCAAGCACAAGTAA